The region AAATTTATTTTTCGAAGCATTTATGAATACTTATTTAAATGGCTTTTTAGTAGAATGAACGATTGGTTGATAAACATATTAACGTATCACGATAACGAGCCTTTGTTGTTTACACAACTCTATTTCTGGATATTTTTGGGCTTAGTCATGTTGGTTTATTCGTTTATATACAAACATAATACATGGCGTAATGCTTATTTATTTGTTGTTTCGTTGTTTTTTTATTATAAGTCGGGCGGATACTTTTTTTCGCTTTTAATTCTATCTACGCTCATCGACTACACGGCAGGGTTGATGATTGCTTCGACCCGCAAAAAGTTTAAACGCCGATTGTGGTTAATCATCAGCCTTGTTATGAATTTAGGCTTATTGGCATATTTCAAATATGCTTATTTCTTTACCGACTTAGTAAATCAATTGTTCGATACTCATTGGGAGGTAAATAATGTTTTGGCTCAATATACCAATAGCTGGTTTGGAACATCGTTCGATGTATCGACTATTATTTTGCCCGTAGGCATTTCGTTTTACACTTTCCAAACAATGAGCTATACCATTGATGTATATCGACGCAAACTAAAACCCGTAAAAAATATAGTTGATTTTGGCTTTTATGTTACTTTTTTTCCGCAATTAGTAGCCGGTCCTATTGTGCGAGCATCGGAATTTATACCGCAGTTGTTCCAAAAATATCAACTTACAAAAGCCGAATTTTCGTATGCTGTTTTTTTAATTCTGAATGGATTGATAAAAAAAATGCTCATCAGCGACTATATTTCGGTAAATTTTGTAGATAGAGTGTTCGATAATCCATCGGCTTTTTCGGGA is a window of Bacteroidales bacterium DNA encoding:
- a CDS encoding MBOAT family protein, with product MNDWLINILTYHDNEPLLFTQLYFWIFLGLVMLVYSFIYKHNTWRNAYLFVVSLFFYYKSGGYFFSLLILSTLIDYTAGLMIASTRKKFKRRLWLIISLVMNLGLLAYFKYAYFFTDLVNQLFDTHWEVNNVLAQYTNSWFGTSFDVSTIILPVGISFYTFQTMSYTIDVYRRKLKPVKNIVDFGFYVTFFPQLVAGPIVRASEFIPQLFQKYQLTKAEFSYAVFLILNGLIKKMLISDYISVNFVDRVFDNPSAFSGVENLLAVYGYAIQIYCDFSGYTDIAIGVALLLGFRLPVNFNSPYKATNITDFWRRWHISLSSWLRDYLYISLGGNRKGRVRQNINLMLTMLLGGLWHGAHLRFIIWGGIHGLSLMLHKGFMQMKWAIPTQRWWGRLISVFITFNLVCLTWIFFRASDMQNIGIMFKQIFTSFHASILVDFTKAYPTVIFLMMLAYGVHWLPAWFKEWYRGVFIKTPLWLKMIIVILVILVLYQAKSSNIQPFIYFQF